From Pseudarthrobacter equi, a single genomic window includes:
- a CDS encoding carbohydrate ABC transporter permease, with the protein MSAVLHAHPESGPALGIDESKPRRVLSEAGMRGRWWRFVLILAITAVVLVPILVTVILAFTPGPNSTATGLTFENLSNVFSKTLAATWLKNSLITTLATVLVSVAVAAPAGYVLSRGRSKAVSGYSLLLFVMQSLPIITSVVPLFILFAGMGLVDNLMGLTIIYVGSTMTVATWMMAAYFDSIPISLEEASWIDGCSVFGSFTKVVLRNSLPGILSTAIFAFLLAWNDYLVAIVFLRSNEIFTLPMGVQSFFQQNATDWTSVMALAVVMMLPPVIVFATLNKYFSVGGIGGSLAGR; encoded by the coding sequence ATGAGTGCAGTCCTCCACGCCCACCCGGAATCCGGCCCCGCACTCGGAATCGACGAGAGCAAACCACGCCGGGTCCTGTCCGAAGCCGGCATGCGCGGCCGCTGGTGGCGGTTCGTCCTGATCCTTGCCATCACCGCCGTTGTGCTGGTTCCCATCCTGGTCACCGTGATCCTGGCCTTCACCCCCGGACCGAACAGCACCGCCACCGGCCTGACCTTCGAGAACCTCAGCAACGTTTTCTCCAAGACCCTCGCCGCCACCTGGCTCAAGAACAGCCTCATCACCACACTGGCAACCGTGCTGGTGTCCGTGGCGGTCGCCGCTCCGGCCGGCTATGTCCTGTCCCGCGGCCGGTCCAAGGCAGTCTCCGGCTACTCGCTGCTCCTGTTCGTCATGCAGTCCCTGCCCATCATCACCTCCGTGGTGCCGCTGTTCATCCTGTTCGCAGGGATGGGCCTGGTGGACAACCTCATGGGCCTGACCATCATCTACGTGGGCTCCACCATGACCGTTGCCACCTGGATGATGGCCGCCTACTTCGACTCCATCCCCATCAGCCTGGAAGAGGCGTCCTGGATCGACGGCTGCTCAGTCTTCGGCTCCTTCACCAAGGTGGTGCTGCGCAACTCCCTCCCGGGAATCCTGTCCACCGCCATCTTTGCCTTCCTCCTTGCCTGGAACGACTACCTGGTAGCCATCGTGTTCCTGCGTTCCAACGAAATCTTCACCCTTCCCATGGGCGTGCAGTCCTTCTTCCAGCAGAACGCCACGGACTGGACCTCCGTGATGGCCCTCGCCGTGGTGATGATGCTCCCGCCCGTCATCGTCTTCGCCACCCTGAACAAGTACTTCAGCGTCGGCGGCATCGGCGGATCCCTCGCCGGCCGCTAA
- a CDS encoding sugar phosphate isomerase/epimerase family protein yields the protein MSYSLQLYTLRNAIAEDLPGTIKKVAEIGFTQVEPYNFVATAKELGAALKENGLTAPSGHAPLLSQDQDEIFTAAKELGISTVIDPFLPAEHWQDAETIQATAAKLNAAAKKGAEYGITVGYHNHAWELQSSIEGRTALEYFESLLDPELVLEVDTYWVAVGGQDPVDILTKLGDRVKFIHIKDGNLTTDTKAQQPAGQGKVPVLDVIAAAKSLDVGVVEFDDYSGDIFDGITQSLAFLNNNTATEGAKA from the coding sequence ATGTCTTATTCACTCCAGCTCTACACCCTGCGCAACGCCATCGCGGAGGACCTGCCCGGCACCATCAAGAAGGTCGCGGAGATCGGCTTCACCCAGGTTGAGCCCTACAACTTCGTCGCTACGGCCAAGGAACTCGGTGCCGCGCTGAAGGAGAACGGCCTCACCGCACCCTCCGGCCATGCGCCGCTGCTGTCCCAGGACCAGGACGAGATCTTCACCGCGGCGAAGGAACTGGGCATCAGCACCGTCATCGATCCCTTCCTGCCCGCCGAGCACTGGCAGGACGCCGAAACCATCCAGGCCACTGCAGCCAAGCTCAACGCCGCAGCGAAGAAGGGCGCCGAGTACGGCATCACCGTGGGGTACCACAACCACGCCTGGGAACTGCAGTCCAGCATTGAGGGACGCACCGCGCTGGAGTACTTCGAGTCCCTGCTGGACCCTGAGCTGGTCCTGGAGGTCGACACCTACTGGGTGGCCGTGGGCGGCCAGGACCCCGTGGATATCCTCACCAAGCTCGGTGACCGGGTGAAGTTCATCCACATCAAGGACGGCAACCTGACCACGGATACCAAGGCCCAGCAGCCCGCCGGACAGGGCAAGGTCCCCGTCCTGGACGTGATCGCCGCCGCAAAGTCCCTCGACGTTGGCGTGGTGGAATTCGATGACTACTCCGGCGACATCTTCGACGGCATCACCCAGAGCCTGGCCTTCCTCAACAACAACACCGCCACCGAAGGAGCCAAAGCATGA
- a CDS encoding Gfo/Idh/MocA family protein: protein MSFTPSTRKGPVGVAVIGAGNISKQYLDNLTVFPDLKVLVIADLFEDAAEARAKEYGIPEWGGPEKALNHPDVEIIVNLTIPAAHVEVATAAVNAGKHVWTEKPFSLDRESGLGLLKAADAAGIRLGTAPDTFLGAGIQTALRLIQRGDIGTPLTAMTTFQTPGPESWHPNPAFLFQHGAGPLFDMGPYYLTTLVQAFGSIRKVAAVGSKAKEVRVIGSGPKAGEEFTVEVPTHVSAMAQFESGASSHSVFSFESPRARMGFVEITGTEATISLPDPNYFTGDIRLWRAGDEDWTTIPATGPANGRGMGALDMARAIRAGVPHRATGDLAYHVLDSMVSISESIDSGTFVNVESSAPVSTALPEDWAPETATL from the coding sequence ATGAGTTTCACACCATCCACCCGCAAGGGACCGGTTGGCGTTGCAGTGATCGGCGCGGGCAACATCTCCAAGCAGTACCTGGACAACCTCACCGTCTTCCCGGACCTGAAGGTCCTGGTGATCGCCGACCTCTTCGAAGACGCCGCCGAGGCCCGCGCCAAGGAATACGGCATCCCTGAATGGGGCGGCCCGGAAAAGGCGCTGAACCACCCCGATGTCGAAATCATCGTCAACCTCACCATCCCCGCCGCCCACGTGGAGGTGGCCACCGCAGCGGTGAACGCCGGCAAGCACGTCTGGACCGAGAAGCCCTTCTCCCTGGACCGCGAATCCGGGCTTGGCCTGCTCAAGGCTGCCGACGCCGCAGGTATCCGGCTCGGCACTGCACCGGACACGTTCCTGGGCGCCGGGATCCAGACTGCGCTGCGGCTCATCCAGCGCGGCGACATCGGCACGCCGCTGACCGCCATGACCACCTTCCAGACCCCCGGCCCGGAATCCTGGCACCCCAATCCCGCGTTCCTTTTCCAGCATGGCGCCGGCCCCCTGTTCGACATGGGACCGTACTACCTCACCACCCTGGTCCAGGCCTTCGGCTCAATCCGCAAGGTGGCCGCCGTCGGGTCCAAGGCCAAGGAGGTCCGCGTCATCGGTTCCGGGCCCAAGGCCGGCGAGGAATTCACCGTGGAGGTCCCCACCCACGTCTCAGCGATGGCCCAGTTCGAATCCGGCGCCTCCTCGCACAGCGTCTTCTCCTTCGAATCCCCCCGCGCCCGGATGGGGTTCGTGGAAATCACCGGCACGGAAGCCACCATCTCCCTGCCGGACCCCAACTATTTCACCGGCGACATCAGGCTCTGGCGCGCCGGTGACGAAGACTGGACCACCATCCCGGCCACCGGCCCTGCAAACGGCCGCGGCATGGGTGCCCTGGACATGGCCCGCGCCATCCGCGCAGGCGTGCCGCATCGGGCCACCGGCGACCTCGCCTACCACGTGCTGGACAGCATGGTCTCGATCTCCGAATCCATCGACTCCGGAACCTTCGTGAACGTCGAAAGCTCAGCTCCGGTTTCCACAGCCCTCCCCGAGGACTGGGCCCCGGAAACCGCAACTCTCTAG
- a CDS encoding TolB family protein: MADAIRSLRPGQRCEVWVASVSGQASLLFSSDTLLLEAANWTLDGTALVLNGNGKLWRLATEERALGEIPLTGIPDLNNDHVLAPDGSDIFLSANDGHIYRAALDGGAATRITKDDGTFHFLHGVSPDGKELAYVGIEAGDFKRPGHLMTMASDGGAAARVDVGSGHCDGPEYSPDGTWLYVNTESFSTVPGHAQLARVRADGSGFEQLLHSTTVDWFPHVSPDGRFATYIRFPAGTEGHPADLPVDVVLVSTDDWTTPLFTWPLLGGQGTLNVNSWSPDSDHFAFVAYPLSDSPKD; this comes from the coding sequence GTGGCCGACGCGATCCGCAGTCTCCGGCCCGGCCAGCGCTGTGAGGTGTGGGTCGCGTCGGTTTCCGGGCAGGCCAGCCTGCTTTTCAGCTCCGACACGCTCCTGCTGGAAGCGGCCAACTGGACCCTGGACGGCACAGCCCTTGTCCTGAACGGTAACGGGAAGTTGTGGAGGCTGGCCACTGAAGAACGGGCGCTCGGGGAAATACCGCTCACCGGAATTCCGGACCTCAACAACGATCACGTCCTGGCACCTGATGGCAGTGACATCTTCCTCTCAGCCAACGACGGCCACATCTACCGGGCTGCGTTGGACGGCGGCGCAGCCACCAGGATCACCAAAGACGACGGCACTTTCCATTTCCTCCACGGCGTCAGCCCTGACGGCAAGGAACTCGCCTACGTTGGCATCGAGGCGGGCGACTTCAAGCGGCCGGGTCACCTGATGACCATGGCGTCCGACGGCGGTGCTGCCGCCCGCGTCGATGTTGGTTCCGGCCATTGCGACGGTCCCGAGTACTCGCCTGACGGGACGTGGCTGTACGTGAATACGGAGTCCTTCAGCACAGTTCCGGGCCATGCCCAGCTTGCCCGCGTGCGGGCCGACGGCAGCGGATTCGAGCAACTCCTGCACAGCACCACTGTCGACTGGTTCCCGCACGTTTCCCCGGACGGCCGCTTCGCCACGTACATCCGGTTCCCCGCCGGAACCGAAGGCCACCCCGCTGACCTGCCGGTCGACGTCGTCCTTGTTTCCACGGATGACTGGACCACTCCCCTGTTCACATGGCCGCTGCTGGGCGGCCAAGGTACGCTCAACGTCAACAGTTGGTCGCCGGACTCCGACCACTTTGCCTTTGTGGCCTATCCGCTTTCTGACTCACCAAAGGACTGA
- a CDS encoding Gfo/Idh/MocA family protein, which produces MTTPAHPTATPAPPSLGVAAIGYAFMGKAHSNAWRNVASFFDVPAFEQKVLVGRDATAVAEAATRYGWAESATDWREVIDRDDIHIIDICAPGWMHAEIAIAALEAGKHVLVEKPLANTLAEAELMTAAAAKARARGVQSMIGFNYRRVPALALARELIAEGRLGTVRHVRAAYLQDWLADDQSPMTWRLRKETAGSGALGDIASHAIDQVLYLLGDQVTEVTGRLHTFVPQRPGGNSAGEGLEDVTVDDAAWATLSLASGAIASVEVSRVATGQKNSLKLEIYGDKGTILFDLENLNELGFLDATAPVREQGFRRILVNEPEHPYLEAWWPQGHIIGWEHTFTHQVRDFLTAIRDQTPPSPSFEEGLNVQYILNAVEESAAAKSALIQLPGTSPETSPTEGA; this is translated from the coding sequence ATGACCACTCCCGCACACCCAACCGCAACCCCGGCTCCCCCATCCCTCGGGGTGGCCGCCATCGGTTACGCCTTCATGGGCAAAGCCCATTCAAATGCGTGGCGGAACGTGGCAAGTTTCTTCGACGTCCCGGCCTTCGAGCAGAAAGTGCTCGTGGGCCGGGACGCCACCGCCGTGGCCGAGGCCGCCACCAGGTACGGCTGGGCCGAGTCTGCCACCGACTGGCGTGAAGTCATCGACCGGGACGACATCCATATCATCGACATCTGCGCCCCCGGCTGGATGCACGCCGAGATCGCCATCGCAGCACTGGAAGCCGGCAAGCACGTGCTGGTTGAGAAGCCGCTCGCCAACACCCTTGCCGAAGCCGAGCTCATGACCGCCGCCGCCGCGAAGGCACGCGCCAGGGGCGTTCAGTCCATGATCGGTTTCAACTACCGCCGCGTCCCCGCCCTTGCCCTGGCCCGGGAGCTCATCGCCGAAGGCCGGCTCGGCACCGTCCGGCACGTCCGCGCCGCCTACCTCCAGGACTGGCTGGCCGACGACCAATCGCCCATGACCTGGCGGCTCCGCAAGGAGACTGCCGGCTCCGGCGCGCTGGGCGACATCGCCTCCCACGCCATCGACCAGGTCCTCTACCTCCTGGGCGACCAGGTCACGGAGGTCACCGGCCGGCTCCATACGTTCGTTCCGCAGCGTCCCGGCGGCAATTCCGCCGGGGAAGGCCTGGAGGACGTCACCGTCGACGACGCCGCCTGGGCCACGCTGTCCCTCGCCTCAGGGGCCATCGCCTCAGTGGAGGTCTCCCGGGTGGCGACGGGCCAGAAGAACAGCCTCAAGCTCGAGATCTACGGCGACAAGGGCACCATTCTGTTCGACCTGGAAAACCTCAACGAACTCGGGTTCCTGGACGCCACCGCCCCGGTGCGCGAGCAGGGATTCCGCCGCATCCTGGTCAACGAACCCGAGCACCCCTACCTCGAAGCGTGGTGGCCGCAGGGCCATATCATCGGCTGGGAACATACCTTTACCCACCAGGTCCGGGACTTCCTCACCGCCATCCGGGATCAAACCCCGCCCTCGCCGTCGTTCGAGGAAGGACTGAACGTGCAGTACATCCTCAACGCCGTGGAGGAATCCGCCGCCGCGAAGAGCGCCCTGATTCAACTGCCGGGCACCTCCCCGGAGACCAGCCCCACCGAAGGAGCCTGA
- a CDS encoding sugar phosphate isomerase/epimerase family protein: MPRPFTLFTGQWADLPLEEVAKLASGWGYDGLEIAVSGDHLDAWRVDEPGYVESKLELLDKYNLKVWAISNHLKGQAVCDNPIDFRHEAIVGSRVWGDGEPEGVRQRAAEELKHTARLARALGVDTVVGFTGSSIWQYVAMFPPVPEKIIDAGYQDFADRWNPIMDVFDDNGVRFAHEVHPSEIAYDYWTTVRTLEAIGHREAFGLNWDPSHMMWQGIDPVSFIWDFKDRIYHVDCKDTKIRQTGRNTVLGSHLAWGDPRRGWDFVSAGRGDVPWEASFRALAAIGYTGPISVEWEDAGMDRLHGAPEALAALKKYDFPASQTSFDAAFSSKD, translated from the coding sequence ATGCCCCGCCCGTTTACCCTGTTCACCGGCCAGTGGGCCGATCTTCCCCTCGAGGAAGTTGCCAAACTTGCCTCAGGCTGGGGCTACGACGGCCTCGAAATCGCCGTCTCCGGAGACCACCTGGACGCCTGGCGCGTGGACGAACCAGGCTACGTCGAGTCCAAGCTCGAACTCCTCGACAAGTACAACCTCAAAGTCTGGGCCATCTCCAACCACCTCAAGGGCCAGGCCGTCTGCGATAACCCCATCGACTTCCGCCACGAAGCCATCGTCGGCTCGCGCGTCTGGGGCGACGGGGAGCCCGAAGGCGTCCGCCAACGCGCCGCCGAGGAACTCAAGCACACCGCCCGGCTCGCCCGCGCACTCGGCGTGGACACCGTCGTCGGATTCACCGGCTCGTCCATCTGGCAATACGTCGCCATGTTCCCGCCCGTCCCGGAAAAAATCATCGACGCCGGCTACCAGGACTTCGCCGACCGCTGGAACCCCATCATGGACGTCTTCGACGACAACGGCGTCCGCTTCGCCCACGAAGTCCACCCCTCCGAGATCGCCTACGACTACTGGACCACCGTCCGCACCCTCGAAGCGATCGGCCACCGCGAAGCCTTCGGCCTGAACTGGGACCCGTCACACATGATGTGGCAGGGCATCGACCCCGTGTCCTTCATCTGGGACTTCAAGGACCGGATCTACCACGTGGACTGCAAAGACACCAAGATCCGCCAGACCGGCCGCAACACCGTCCTCGGCTCCCACCTCGCCTGGGGCGACCCCCGCCGCGGCTGGGACTTCGTCTCCGCCGGCCGGGGCGACGTCCCCTGGGAAGCGTCCTTCCGGGCCCTGGCCGCCATCGGCTACACCGGCCCCATCTCAGTGGAATGGGAAGACGCCGGCATGGACCGCCTCCACGGCGCCCCCGAAGCCCTCGCAGCCCTCAAGAAATACGACTTCCCCGCATCCCAAACCAGCTTCGACGCCGCCTTCAGCAGCAAGGACTAG